The Bacteroides ovatus genomic interval GGATAAAAAGAATAGAACCCATACTTTGCTGTATTACCATGTATGAATCCTCTTGTTCCATCATATAAGCAGAGTACCATACACGCAAGCAATGCCCCAGCTATCCCGTAGTGCATTATGAGCGGAAAAGCACAGAACAACTGCGTCATTCTACCAAAGGGAGAAGCATACTTGTAACTACATCCCAACAAGTAAAAGATGACTATCATCAATATGCCTCTCCATTCGTAATCCACACCTAACCATGCGGCCAGCCACGCTATCATTAGGATTACACAACAGCAAAATACGCGGTACTCATGTAGTTTCTCAAAAGCGGCTAAAGCTGTTATTCCCAAAGCCAAAGTGAACATCACGTTATGCGTACCGTCCGCTCCATCCAGCAGATACCACGGCACTTCACTGATTACGGCGAAAAGCAGGAGCTGCAAAAAATATCTTCTTCGGTTTCGGGTGTGCCGGAAGCCCTC includes:
- a CDS encoding TraX family protein, encoding MDVSGTLHGFSALPKLSGSALKVIAVLSMVVDHSAYYLLEDGTLLYETMRCIGRIAFPVFAFLIAEGFRHTRNRRRYFLQLLLFAVISEVPWYLLDGADGTHNVMFTLALGITALAAFEKLHEYRVFCCCVILMIAWLAAWLGVDYEWRGILMIVIFYLLGCSYKYASPFGRMTQLFCAFPLIMHYGIAGALLACMVLCLYDGTRGFIHGNTAKYGFYSFYPAHLMVIFGLANWW